In a single window of the Streptomyces sp. NBC_00285 genome:
- a CDS encoding DUF5707 domain-containing protein has product MRIRTAVAAVSGGLVLSALAVPAAQADGGGIHQPSAAERFGVSRAAVRAAADEELPVVSNVKVNGGKSIVAGTTGIKTYTVSLTASHSGGIQDAYIDLWHGKDRSHIDGVLAPNEQTATCTAVSATTSNCKLTITVDAGREFYMNTLAGTWHVAAAALAADEAGSVYWNNFYGTHRVQRLSKLTANAAPEPVKKGKTITVTGKLTRANWESRTYAGYSTQPVKLQFRKKDSSTYTTVKTVKTNTKGDLKTTLKATVDGYFRWSYAGTSTTPAVNAAGDFVDVK; this is encoded by the coding sequence ATGCGCATCCGCACCGCCGTGGCCGCCGTCTCCGGCGGCCTAGTCCTCTCCGCCCTCGCCGTCCCGGCCGCGCAGGCCGACGGCGGGGGCATCCACCAGCCCAGTGCCGCGGAGCGTTTCGGCGTCTCCAGAGCGGCTGTGAGGGCCGCCGCTGACGAAGAACTGCCGGTCGTCTCGAATGTCAAGGTCAACGGCGGCAAGAGCATCGTGGCCGGTACGACGGGCATCAAGACCTACACCGTGTCGCTGACCGCCAGTCACTCCGGCGGTATCCAGGACGCGTACATCGACCTGTGGCATGGCAAGGACCGTTCCCACATCGACGGGGTGCTCGCTCCGAACGAGCAGACGGCCACGTGCACCGCGGTCAGTGCCACGACCTCGAACTGCAAGCTGACCATCACGGTCGACGCGGGCAGGGAGTTCTACATGAACACGCTGGCCGGCACCTGGCACGTGGCGGCCGCCGCGCTCGCCGCCGACGAGGCCGGCAGCGTCTATTGGAACAACTTCTACGGCACCCACCGGGTCCAGCGCCTGTCGAAGCTCACCGCCAACGCCGCCCCCGAGCCGGTGAAGAAGGGCAAGACCATCACGGTCACCGGCAAGCTGACGCGCGCCAACTGGGAGAGCCGGACGTACGCCGGGTACTCGACCCAGCCGGTGAAGCTGCAGTTCCGCAAGAAGGACTCCAGCACCTACACCACCGTGAAGACGGTCAAGACCAACACCAAGGGCGACCTGAAGACCACGCTCAAGGCCACGGTCGACGGCTACTTCCGCTGGAGCTACGCGGGCACCTCCACCACCCCGGCGGTCAACGCCGCGGGTGACTTCGTCGACGTCAAGTAG
- a CDS encoding trypsin-like serine protease — protein MMWAAGLAVAGLTTGLFAAAPAQSVVGDQIADDGDQYTVKVHVAGGTDNERACSGTLVDPQWVLTAASCFAPDPQQATTLAKGVPPLPAVVTADGNKPTATAQRDQKVQEIVPYAGRDLVLARFNPVSADNALGGPFPDIAAAQVSEAAPAQGDPLRTVGYGRTKLAWTPERAHVGTFNVDLVNPTTLAISPAAAGAALCKGDAGGPVLNGSGRVIGVVSASWDGGCLNSRESRTGAVATRVDDIADWVQQVRLSSRQKQITDVMTAADFDGDGRTDIASLMKTGSAQVFHGRADGTLQFGSYLTAVGRSTQKRLVAGDFDKTRGPELISVDDEGTFVLYGQRVWPLGRYDRSVLWSDAGWKDGLPVAALRTGTAARDTLLFQWPDGSLYTYKRDANGELVNQKKSMWPDKTWKKKLIATADFTGDGRDDIAAVAADGALHLYPGKTDGTFDKARSMWPDKTWGGMRVVLGGDFNGDGQGDLAGVTTAGDLRLYAGDGKGALAVGKTMWPKV, from the coding sequence ATGATGTGGGCTGCCGGACTCGCGGTCGCCGGTCTGACGACCGGTCTGTTCGCCGCCGCCCCGGCACAGTCCGTCGTAGGCGACCAGATCGCTGACGACGGCGATCAGTACACGGTCAAGGTCCATGTCGCCGGCGGCACCGACAACGAACGCGCCTGCTCCGGCACTCTGGTCGACCCCCAGTGGGTCCTCACCGCCGCAAGCTGCTTCGCCCCCGATCCCCAGCAGGCGACCACGCTCGCCAAGGGCGTACCGCCCCTTCCCGCCGTGGTGACCGCCGACGGCAACAAGCCGACGGCCACCGCGCAGCGCGACCAGAAGGTCCAGGAGATCGTCCCCTACGCCGGTCGCGACCTGGTCCTGGCGCGCTTCAACCCGGTCTCCGCCGACAACGCGCTGGGCGGCCCCTTCCCTGACATCGCGGCCGCCCAGGTCAGCGAGGCCGCACCGGCCCAGGGCGACCCGCTCAGAACGGTCGGCTACGGCCGGACCAAGCTGGCATGGACCCCTGAACGCGCCCACGTCGGCACCTTCAACGTGGACCTCGTGAATCCGACGACCCTCGCCATCTCGCCCGCCGCCGCCGGGGCTGCCCTGTGCAAGGGCGACGCCGGCGGGCCCGTGCTCAACGGCTCCGGCCGGGTCATAGGCGTGGTCAGCGCCTCCTGGGACGGCGGTTGCCTCAACTCCCGTGAGAGCCGTACCGGTGCCGTCGCCACTCGCGTCGACGACATCGCGGACTGGGTCCAGCAGGTCCGGCTGAGCTCCCGGCAGAAGCAGATCACCGACGTCATGACGGCGGCCGACTTCGACGGGGACGGCCGTACGGACATCGCCTCACTCATGAAAACCGGCTCCGCACAGGTGTTCCACGGCAGGGCGGACGGCACGCTCCAGTTCGGCAGCTATCTGACCGCTGTCGGACGCAGCACCCAGAAGCGGCTCGTCGCAGGGGACTTCGACAAGACCCGAGGTCCCGAACTGATCTCGGTCGACGACGAGGGCACCTTCGTCCTGTACGGCCAGCGTGTCTGGCCGCTGGGCCGCTACGACCGGTCCGTGCTGTGGTCCGACGCCGGGTGGAAGGACGGCCTGCCCGTCGCCGCCCTGCGTACCGGTACCGCTGCACGCGACACCCTGCTCTTCCAGTGGCCCGACGGATCCCTCTACACCTACAAGCGGGACGCGAACGGCGAGCTGGTCAACCAGAAGAAGTCGATGTGGCCGGACAAGACGTGGAAAAAGAAGCTCATCGCCACGGCCGACTTCACCGGTGACGGGCGCGACGATATCGCCGCGGTCGCCGCAGACGGGGCGCTCCACCTCTACCCGGGCAAGACCGACGGTACCTTCGACAAGGCCCGCTCGATGTGGCCCGACAAGACCTGGGGCGGCATGCGTGTCGTGCTCGGCGGTGACTTCAACGGCGACGGCCAGGGCGATCTCGCCGGTGTGACGACAGCGGGCGACCTGCGTCTGTACGCGGGTGACGGGAAGGGCGCGCTCGCCGTCGGCAAGACCATGTGGCCGAAGGTCTGA